Part of the Listeria innocua genome is shown below.
ATGCCTCAAGCCAAGTATCCACAAGTAAAAGTGCTAATCCTTCGCCGATAACACGTTCGCCTAGGCAGAGAACATTGCTATTATTATGTTCACGAGTGGCACGCGCGGAAAAAGTATCAGAAACAACTGCTGCACGGATTCCATCGACTTTATTCGCAGCAATACTCATACCAATTCCAGTTCCACAGCACAAAATCCCAAGATCAGCTTGTCCGCTTACTACTTGATTCGCGACCTCTTCCGCATAAGACGGAAAATCGACACTTTCGTCTGTATATGTTCCAATATCAACAACTTCAATATCTTTTTCACGTAAATGTTTCACAATGGCATCTTTTAGTCTACGTCCGCCGTGGTCGCAACCAATTGTTAATTTCATTTAATTTCACCTTCATTAATAGATTTTTTTCTTTTAACGTCTTATAATGAAATGGAACCGAGAACATACGCGAATATG
Proteins encoded:
- the rpiB gene encoding ribose 5-phosphate isomerase B; translation: MKLTIGCDHGGRRLKDAIVKHLREKDIEVVDIGTYTDESVDFPSYAEEVANQVVSGQADLGILCCGTGIGMSIAANKVDGIRAAVVSDTFSARATREHNNSNVLCLGERVIGEGLALLLVDTWLEASFAGDRHKRRLDKITELERK